A window from Canis lupus familiaris isolate Mischka breed German Shepherd chromosome 18, alternate assembly UU_Cfam_GSD_1.0, whole genome shotgun sequence encodes these proteins:
- the LOC100688321 gene encoding tumor necrosis factor receptor superfamily member 10D-like isoform X2 has product MLPEWRVLGRAWAVCPLLLLLKVRVPMAAIVSDCMEYEYKPEGLNLCCEKCPAGHYVSKHCDKNHGAGVCSPCEPGSYLPYRNGETNCRLCSRCREDQEVVSPCTATRDQQCQCKPGYFCDSENCVENCFRCQSCPDHVSSPCNATRDTVCNTQDTTDTSEKKPEGGSLQMFVLVVITITIIVIVVVVALIFLLVYCYKKKGALFVNFFSSWSSGRVDEQSSTVEILFPSNPENHQPALDIETLLLKEGLEESPHPRPLEETEEGIELQDVVVRESPPAPEQVVQTPALAVSVSQNQNEVFPSLKSLEQEYAKRYFVKDTSNEGTTRLYYEFEEMILDKNWKSLMRLIGLEEKDIETCEHENPDNLTEQHHKMLLRWRNKLGREASVFKLLAALHKMQLHMCLENIINVLLVEGILGRHAETSD; this is encoded by the exons ATGCTTCCCGAATGGCGCGTCCTGGGGCGGGCGTGGGCCGTCTGtcccctgctgctgctcctcaAGGTCCGG GTGCCCATGGCAGCCATTGTGTCCGATTGTATGGAATATGAATATAAACCTGAGGGTCTCAACCTCTGCTGTGAAAAGTGCCCTGCCG GCCATTATGTCAGCAAACACTGTGATAAAAACCATGGTGCTGGGGTATGTAGCCCGTGTGAACCTGGAAGCTACCTTCCCTACCGAAATGGGGAGACAAATTGTCGGCTGTGCAGTCGGTGCCGAGAGG ACCAGGAGGTAGTCTCTCCATGCACAGCGACCCGTGACCAGCAGTGCCAGTGCAAGCCCGGCTACTTTTGTGACTCTGAAAACTGCGTGGAGAACTGCTTCCGGTGTCAAAG TTGTCCTGACCATGTCAGCTCGCCGTGCAATGCCACAAGGGATACAGTTTGCAACACACAGGATACTACAGACACATCAG AAAAGAAACCCGAAGGTGGGTCCCTCCAAATGTTTGTGCTGGtcgtcatcaccatcaccatcatcgtCATCGTCGTCGTCGTCGCCCTCATCTTCCTCCTCGTTTACTGCTATAAAAAGAAAG GTGCcctttttgttaatttcttctcttcttggtCTTCAGGAAGGGTGGACGAACAAAGCAGCACT GTTGAGATACTGTTCCCTTCGAACCCCGAAAATCACCAGCCAGCCCTGGACATAGAAACATTGTTGCTGAAGGAGGGGCTTGAGGAAAGCCCCCACCCAAGGCCTTTGGAGGAGACCGAGGAGGGCATCGAGCTGCAGGATGTGGTGGTCAGAGAGAGCCCCCCAGCTCCAGAGCAGGTGGTACAGACTCCTGCTCTGGCTGTCTCTGTGTCACAGAACCAGAATGAAGTGTTCCCCTCCCTTAAGAGTCTGGAACAG gAATATGCAAAGAGATATTTTGTAAAAGATACATCAAATGAAG GTACCACCAGGCTCTATTATGAATTTGAAGAAATGATCCTGGACAAGAACTGGAAATCTCTGATGAGACTTATCGGTCTTGAAGAAAAGGACATTGAAACTTGCGAGCACGAAAACCCAGACAATTTGACGGAGCAGCATCATAAGATGCTCCTCAGGTGGAGGAACAAGCTGGGAAGGGAAGCCTCAGTTTTTAAACTGTTGGCTGCCCTACATAAAATGCAGCTGCATATGTGTTTGGAAAATATTATCAACGTACTACTTGTTGAAGGCATCTTAGGCAGGCATGCAGAGACCTCAGATTAA
- the LOC100688321 gene encoding tumor necrosis factor receptor superfamily member 10A-like isoform X3 — MLPEWRVLGRAWAVCPLLLLLKVPMAAIVSDCMEYEYKPEGLNLCCEKCPAGHYVSKHCDKNHGAGVCSPCEPGSYLPYRNGETNCRLCSRCREDQEVVSPCTATRDQQCQCKPGYFCDSENCVENCFRCQSCPDHVSSPCNATRDTVCNTQDTTDTSEKKPEGGSLQMFVLVVITITIIVIVVVVALIFLLVYCYKKKGMWLYQRLISLLKGRVDEQSSTVEILFPSNPENHQPALDIETLLLKEGLEESPHPRPLEETEEGIELQDVVVRESPPAPEQVVQTPALAVSVSQNQNEVFPSLKSLEQEYAKRYFVKDTSNEGTTRLYYEFEEMILDKNWKSLMRLIGLEEKDIETCEHENPDNLTEQHHKMLLRWRNKLGREASVFKLLAALHKMQLHMCLENIINVLLVEGILGRHAETSD, encoded by the exons ATGCTTCCCGAATGGCGCGTCCTGGGGCGGGCGTGGGCCGTCTGtcccctgctgctgctcctcaAG GTGCCCATGGCAGCCATTGTGTCCGATTGTATGGAATATGAATATAAACCTGAGGGTCTCAACCTCTGCTGTGAAAAGTGCCCTGCCG GCCATTATGTCAGCAAACACTGTGATAAAAACCATGGTGCTGGGGTATGTAGCCCGTGTGAACCTGGAAGCTACCTTCCCTACCGAAATGGGGAGACAAATTGTCGGCTGTGCAGTCGGTGCCGAGAGG ACCAGGAGGTAGTCTCTCCATGCACAGCGACCCGTGACCAGCAGTGCCAGTGCAAGCCCGGCTACTTTTGTGACTCTGAAAACTGCGTGGAGAACTGCTTCCGGTGTCAAAG TTGTCCTGACCATGTCAGCTCGCCGTGCAATGCCACAAGGGATACAGTTTGCAACACACAGGATACTACAGACACATCAG AAAAGAAACCCGAAGGTGGGTCCCTCCAAATGTTTGTGCTGGtcgtcatcaccatcaccatcatcgtCATCGTCGTCGTCGTCGCCCTCATCTTCCTCCTCGTTTACTGCTATAAAAAGAAAG GTATGTGGCTCTACCAGAGGCTCATCAGCTTGTTGAAAG GAAGGGTGGACGAACAAAGCAGCACT GTTGAGATACTGTTCCCTTCGAACCCCGAAAATCACCAGCCAGCCCTGGACATAGAAACATTGTTGCTGAAGGAGGGGCTTGAGGAAAGCCCCCACCCAAGGCCTTTGGAGGAGACCGAGGAGGGCATCGAGCTGCAGGATGTGGTGGTCAGAGAGAGCCCCCCAGCTCCAGAGCAGGTGGTACAGACTCCTGCTCTGGCTGTCTCTGTGTCACAGAACCAGAATGAAGTGTTCCCCTCCCTTAAGAGTCTGGAACAG gAATATGCAAAGAGATATTTTGTAAAAGATACATCAAATGAAG GTACCACCAGGCTCTATTATGAATTTGAAGAAATGATCCTGGACAAGAACTGGAAATCTCTGATGAGACTTATCGGTCTTGAAGAAAAGGACATTGAAACTTGCGAGCACGAAAACCCAGACAATTTGACGGAGCAGCATCATAAGATGCTCCTCAGGTGGAGGAACAAGCTGGGAAGGGAAGCCTCAGTTTTTAAACTGTTGGCTGCCCTACATAAAATGCAGCTGCATATGTGTTTGGAAAATATTATCAACGTACTACTTGTTGAAGGCATCTTAGGCAGGCATGCAGAGACCTCAGATTAA
- the LOC100688321 gene encoding tumor necrosis factor receptor superfamily member 10A-like isoform X1, producing the protein MLPEWRVLGRAWAVCPLLLLLKVRVPMAAIVSDCMEYEYKPEGLNLCCEKCPAGHYVSKHCDKNHGAGVCSPCEPGSYLPYRNGETNCRLCSRCREDQEVVSPCTATRDQQCQCKPGYFCDSENCVENCFRCQSCPDHVSSPCNATRDTVCNTQDTTDTSEKKPEGGSLQMFVLVVITITIIVIVVVVALIFLLVYCYKKKGMWLYQRLISLLKGRVDEQSSTVEILFPSNPENHQPALDIETLLLKEGLEESPHPRPLEETEEGIELQDVVVRESPPAPEQVVQTPALAVSVSQNQNEVFPSLKSLEQEYAKRYFVKDTSNEGTTRLYYEFEEMILDKNWKSLMRLIGLEEKDIETCEHENPDNLTEQHHKMLLRWRNKLGREASVFKLLAALHKMQLHMCLENIINVLLVEGILGRHAETSD; encoded by the exons ATGCTTCCCGAATGGCGCGTCCTGGGGCGGGCGTGGGCCGTCTGtcccctgctgctgctcctcaAGGTCCGG GTGCCCATGGCAGCCATTGTGTCCGATTGTATGGAATATGAATATAAACCTGAGGGTCTCAACCTCTGCTGTGAAAAGTGCCCTGCCG GCCATTATGTCAGCAAACACTGTGATAAAAACCATGGTGCTGGGGTATGTAGCCCGTGTGAACCTGGAAGCTACCTTCCCTACCGAAATGGGGAGACAAATTGTCGGCTGTGCAGTCGGTGCCGAGAGG ACCAGGAGGTAGTCTCTCCATGCACAGCGACCCGTGACCAGCAGTGCCAGTGCAAGCCCGGCTACTTTTGTGACTCTGAAAACTGCGTGGAGAACTGCTTCCGGTGTCAAAG TTGTCCTGACCATGTCAGCTCGCCGTGCAATGCCACAAGGGATACAGTTTGCAACACACAGGATACTACAGACACATCAG AAAAGAAACCCGAAGGTGGGTCCCTCCAAATGTTTGTGCTGGtcgtcatcaccatcaccatcatcgtCATCGTCGTCGTCGTCGCCCTCATCTTCCTCCTCGTTTACTGCTATAAAAAGAAAG GTATGTGGCTCTACCAGAGGCTCATCAGCTTGTTGAAAG GAAGGGTGGACGAACAAAGCAGCACT GTTGAGATACTGTTCCCTTCGAACCCCGAAAATCACCAGCCAGCCCTGGACATAGAAACATTGTTGCTGAAGGAGGGGCTTGAGGAAAGCCCCCACCCAAGGCCTTTGGAGGAGACCGAGGAGGGCATCGAGCTGCAGGATGTGGTGGTCAGAGAGAGCCCCCCAGCTCCAGAGCAGGTGGTACAGACTCCTGCTCTGGCTGTCTCTGTGTCACAGAACCAGAATGAAGTGTTCCCCTCCCTTAAGAGTCTGGAACAG gAATATGCAAAGAGATATTTTGTAAAAGATACATCAAATGAAG GTACCACCAGGCTCTATTATGAATTTGAAGAAATGATCCTGGACAAGAACTGGAAATCTCTGATGAGACTTATCGGTCTTGAAGAAAAGGACATTGAAACTTGCGAGCACGAAAACCCAGACAATTTGACGGAGCAGCATCATAAGATGCTCCTCAGGTGGAGGAACAAGCTGGGAAGGGAAGCCTCAGTTTTTAAACTGTTGGCTGCCCTACATAAAATGCAGCTGCATATGTGTTTGGAAAATATTATCAACGTACTACTTGTTGAAGGCATCTTAGGCAGGCATGCAGAGACCTCAGATTAA
- the LOC100688321 gene encoding tumor necrosis factor receptor superfamily member 26-like isoform X5 has product MLPEWRVLGRAWAVCPLLLLLKVRVPMAAIVSDCMEYEYKPEGLNLCCEKCPAGHYVSKHCDKNHGAGVCSPCEPGSYLPYRNGETNCRLCSRCREDQEVVSPCTATRDQQCQCKPGYFCDSENCVENCFRCQSCPDHVSSPCNATRDTVCNTQDTTDTSEKKPEGGSLQMFVLVVITITIIVIVVVVALIFLLVYCYKKKGMWLYQRLISLLKGRVDEQSSTVEILFPSNPENHQPALDIETLLLKEGLEESPHPRPLEETEEGIELQDVVVRESPPAPEQVVQTPALAVSVSQNQNEVFPSLKSLEQVPPGSIMNLKK; this is encoded by the exons ATGCTTCCCGAATGGCGCGTCCTGGGGCGGGCGTGGGCCGTCTGtcccctgctgctgctcctcaAGGTCCGG GTGCCCATGGCAGCCATTGTGTCCGATTGTATGGAATATGAATATAAACCTGAGGGTCTCAACCTCTGCTGTGAAAAGTGCCCTGCCG GCCATTATGTCAGCAAACACTGTGATAAAAACCATGGTGCTGGGGTATGTAGCCCGTGTGAACCTGGAAGCTACCTTCCCTACCGAAATGGGGAGACAAATTGTCGGCTGTGCAGTCGGTGCCGAGAGG ACCAGGAGGTAGTCTCTCCATGCACAGCGACCCGTGACCAGCAGTGCCAGTGCAAGCCCGGCTACTTTTGTGACTCTGAAAACTGCGTGGAGAACTGCTTCCGGTGTCAAAG TTGTCCTGACCATGTCAGCTCGCCGTGCAATGCCACAAGGGATACAGTTTGCAACACACAGGATACTACAGACACATCAG AAAAGAAACCCGAAGGTGGGTCCCTCCAAATGTTTGTGCTGGtcgtcatcaccatcaccatcatcgtCATCGTCGTCGTCGTCGCCCTCATCTTCCTCCTCGTTTACTGCTATAAAAAGAAAG GTATGTGGCTCTACCAGAGGCTCATCAGCTTGTTGAAAG GAAGGGTGGACGAACAAAGCAGCACT GTTGAGATACTGTTCCCTTCGAACCCCGAAAATCACCAGCCAGCCCTGGACATAGAAACATTGTTGCTGAAGGAGGGGCTTGAGGAAAGCCCCCACCCAAGGCCTTTGGAGGAGACCGAGGAGGGCATCGAGCTGCAGGATGTGGTGGTCAGAGAGAGCCCCCCAGCTCCAGAGCAGGTGGTACAGACTCCTGCTCTGGCTGTCTCTGTGTCACAGAACCAGAATGAAGTGTTCCCCTCCCTTAAGAGTCTGGAACAG GTACCACCAGGCTCTATTATGAATTTGAAGAAATGA
- the LOC100688321 gene encoding tumor necrosis factor receptor superfamily member 26-like isoform X4 codes for MLPEWRVLGRAWAVCPLLLLLKVRVPMAAIVSDCMEYEYKPEGLNLCCEKCPAGHYVSKHCDKNHGAGVCSPCEPGSYLPYRNGETNCRLCSRCREDQEVVSPCTATRDQQCQCKPGYFCDSENCVENCFRCQSCPDHVSSPCNATRDTVCNTQDTTDTSEKKPEGGSLQMFVLVVITITIIVIVVVVALIFLLVYCYKKKGMWLYQRLISLLKGRVDEQSSTVEILFPSNPENHQPALDIETLLLKEGLEESPHPRPLEETEEGIELQDVVVRESPPAPEQVVQTPALAVSVSQNQNEVFPSLKSLEQPSSQCTEQGVVFWGQQHWVRGRAGV; via the exons ATGCTTCCCGAATGGCGCGTCCTGGGGCGGGCGTGGGCCGTCTGtcccctgctgctgctcctcaAGGTCCGG GTGCCCATGGCAGCCATTGTGTCCGATTGTATGGAATATGAATATAAACCTGAGGGTCTCAACCTCTGCTGTGAAAAGTGCCCTGCCG GCCATTATGTCAGCAAACACTGTGATAAAAACCATGGTGCTGGGGTATGTAGCCCGTGTGAACCTGGAAGCTACCTTCCCTACCGAAATGGGGAGACAAATTGTCGGCTGTGCAGTCGGTGCCGAGAGG ACCAGGAGGTAGTCTCTCCATGCACAGCGACCCGTGACCAGCAGTGCCAGTGCAAGCCCGGCTACTTTTGTGACTCTGAAAACTGCGTGGAGAACTGCTTCCGGTGTCAAAG TTGTCCTGACCATGTCAGCTCGCCGTGCAATGCCACAAGGGATACAGTTTGCAACACACAGGATACTACAGACACATCAG AAAAGAAACCCGAAGGTGGGTCCCTCCAAATGTTTGTGCTGGtcgtcatcaccatcaccatcatcgtCATCGTCGTCGTCGTCGCCCTCATCTTCCTCCTCGTTTACTGCTATAAAAAGAAAG GTATGTGGCTCTACCAGAGGCTCATCAGCTTGTTGAAAG GAAGGGTGGACGAACAAAGCAGCACT GTTGAGATACTGTTCCCTTCGAACCCCGAAAATCACCAGCCAGCCCTGGACATAGAAACATTGTTGCTGAAGGAGGGGCTTGAGGAAAGCCCCCACCCAAGGCCTTTGGAGGAGACCGAGGAGGGCATCGAGCTGCAGGATGTGGTGGTCAGAGAGAGCCCCCCAGCTCCAGAGCAGGTGGTACAGACTCCTGCTCTGGCTGTCTCTGTGTCACAGAACCAGAATGAAGTGTTCCCCTCCCTTAAGAGTCTGGAACAG CCAAGCAGCCAGTGCACAGAGCAGGGAGTCGTTTTCTGGGGCCAACAGCACTGGGTGCGAGGCAGAGCTGGGGTCTGA